A window of Verrucomicrobiia bacterium contains these coding sequences:
- a CDS encoding long-chain fatty acid--CoA ligase has product MNLATQWSLAASHNPQKPALFWGDASFTHAHLYHQSLWMAAALQRLGVQPGDRVGLWLKNCPEFVPALFGIFMANAVAVPINNFLKPEEVAFMLQDAGIRHLITDTSLADPAKILAEKFPGLTVWLVEHLPTTPAEEQAIPPSPCQRTEQDLAVLIYTSGTTGRPKGAMLTHGNLLHNIRSCQKMLESTLGDRFVLLLPMFHSFMLTVCVLLPLCTGASIVLIKSVHPAKNILMEILRHQGTILPAVPSFFRLFAQAELPPQLPLRLCISGGAALPVEILREFNRKFPLPLLEGYGLSETSPVASLNPIRGPWKEGSIGVPIPDVEMSVQDDQGRFLPPREIGEICIRGGNVMAGYWNQPEATAAVMRNGWFLTGDVGYRDEDGYFYITDRKKDMLIVNGINVYPREIEELIYQYPGIREAAVIGIPDARRGEQPVAYVSLTDGATLDEYALLRYLRDRIAHYKVPRKVTVLPALPRNATGKILKTDLRQMALRSLSPPAAESA; this is encoded by the coding sequence ATGAATCTCGCAACCCAATGGTCTTTGGCGGCTTCGCATAACCCCCAAAAACCGGCCCTCTTTTGGGGCGATGCTTCCTTCACTCATGCCCACCTTTACCATCAATCCCTCTGGATGGCCGCCGCACTGCAACGCCTGGGGGTCCAACCCGGCGACCGCGTCGGTCTCTGGTTGAAAAATTGCCCCGAATTTGTCCCCGCTCTGTTCGGCATTTTCATGGCCAACGCCGTCGCCGTCCCCATCAACAATTTTCTCAAACCCGAAGAAGTGGCCTTCATGTTGCAGGACGCCGGCATCCGGCATCTCATCACCGATACCTCCCTGGCCGACCCGGCGAAAATATTGGCCGAAAAATTCCCCGGCCTCACGGTGTGGCTGGTGGAACACCTGCCCACCACCCCGGCGGAGGAGCAAGCCATTCCGCCCTCCCCATGTCAGCGAACGGAACAAGATTTGGCGGTGCTGATTTACACCTCAGGCACCACCGGCCGCCCCAAAGGCGCCATGCTCACCCACGGCAACCTGCTGCATAACATCCGTAGTTGCCAAAAAATGCTGGAAAGCACCCTCGGCGACCGTTTTGTGCTGCTGCTCCCCATGTTTCACAGTTTCATGCTCACCGTCTGCGTCCTCCTGCCCCTCTGCACCGGCGCTTCCATCGTGCTCATCAAATCCGTGCACCCCGCCAAAAACATCCTCATGGAAATCCTCCGCCATCAGGGCACCATCCTCCCCGCCGTCCCCTCTTTCTTCCGCCTGTTTGCCCAGGCCGAGCTGCCCCCCCAGCTCCCGCTGCGGTTGTGCATCAGTGGCGGCGCCGCCCTCCCGGTGGAAATCCTCCGCGAGTTCAACCGCAAATTCCCCCTCCCCCTCCTCGAGGGCTACGGCTTGAGCGAAACCAGCCCCGTGGCCAGCCTCAACCCCATTCGCGGCCCCTGGAAGGAAGGCAGCATCGGCGTCCCCATCCCCGACGTGGAAATGAGTGTCCAGGACGATCAAGGCCGTTTCCTGCCCCCGCGCGAGATCGGCGAGATCTGCATCCGCGGCGGCAACGTCATGGCGGGCTACTGGAACCAGCCCGAGGCAACCGCCGCCGTCATGCGCAACGGCTGGTTTCTCACCGGCGATGTCGGCTACCGGGATGAAGACGGCTATTTCTACATCACCGACCGCAAAAAAGACATGCTCATCGTCAACGGCATCAACGTCTATCCCCGCGAAATCGAGGAATTAATCTACCAATATCCCGGCATCCGCGAAGCCGCCGTCATTGGCATCCCCGATGCCCGCCGCGGCGAGCAGCCCGTGGCTTACGTGTCCTTGACTGACGGCGCCACCCTGGACGAATACGCCCTGCTGCGTTACTTGCGCGACCGCATCGCCCACTACAAGGTGCCGCGCAAGGTAACCGTGCTCCCCGCCCTCCCCCGCAACGCCACCGGCAAAATCCTCAAGACCGACCTGCGCCAAATGGCCCTGCGCAGCCTCTCCCCGCCCGCCGCGGAATCCGCTTAA
- the lpdA gene encoding dihydrolipoyl dehydrogenase, with translation METKAFDLVVIGAGPGGYVAAIRAAQLGLNTACVDKEPLLGGTCLRIGCIPSKVLLESSARYHEALTTLAQHGVRACGVTLDLPAVLKRKDHVVQTLTRGIEGLFRKNKVTRFQGTASFISPREIEIRGKDTLRLQAGHFIIATGSVPAPLPGVELDGSRIVTSTEALSFTEVPRRLVVIGAGYIGLELSCVWQRFGAQVTVLEYLPRILPGMDDELAQDAQKIFTRQGLTFHLNTRVTSARRVGEHCVVEREGAAPLECDYVLLSVGRLPNTAGLGLEQLGMALDKGRIPVNEHFATPIPGIYAIGDVIRGPMLAHKAEEEGIACVEGLVRGQGHVNYDLIPGVVYTHPEIASVGKTETQLKEAGVPYRQGVFPLLASGRARSLGETEGKIKVLAHAETDRLLGVHIIAPHAGELIGEAAAAMAFGASAEDLARVCHAHPTLSEALKEAALAVDGRAIHI, from the coding sequence GTGGAAACCAAAGCGTTTGATCTGGTGGTCATCGGCGCGGGGCCGGGCGGTTATGTGGCGGCCATTCGCGCCGCCCAACTGGGCCTCAACACCGCCTGCGTGGACAAGGAACCCCTCCTGGGCGGCACCTGCCTGCGCATCGGTTGCATCCCCAGCAAAGTCTTGTTGGAATCCAGCGCCCGTTACCACGAGGCCCTCACCACCCTGGCCCAACATGGCGTGCGCGCCTGTGGCGTCACCCTCGATTTGCCCGCCGTCCTCAAGCGCAAGGACCACGTGGTGCAAACCCTGACCCGGGGCATCGAAGGATTGTTTCGTAAAAACAAGGTAACTCGCTTCCAGGGCACGGCCTCCTTCATTTCCCCCCGGGAAATTGAAATCAGGGGCAAGGACACCCTCCGCCTTCAAGCCGGCCATTTCATCATCGCCACCGGCAGCGTCCCCGCCCCCCTGCCGGGAGTCGAACTGGATGGCTCGCGAATCGTCACCAGCACCGAAGCCCTCTCCTTCACGGAAGTCCCCCGTCGGCTGGTGGTCATTGGCGCCGGTTATATCGGCCTGGAGCTAAGCTGTGTCTGGCAACGTTTTGGCGCCCAGGTCACTGTCCTGGAATACCTCCCCCGCATCCTGCCGGGCATGGATGACGAATTGGCGCAGGACGCCCAGAAAATCTTCACCCGCCAGGGATTGACCTTTCACCTCAATACCCGCGTCACCTCCGCCCGGCGCGTGGGCGAGCATTGTGTGGTGGAACGCGAGGGCGCCGCCCCCTTGGAATGTGACTATGTCCTGTTGTCCGTTGGCCGCCTCCCCAACACCGCCGGCCTGGGCCTGGAACAGTTGGGCATGGCCCTCGACAAAGGCCGCATCCCCGTCAACGAACATTTTGCCACACCCATCCCGGGCATTTATGCCATCGGCGATGTCATCCGCGGGCCGATGCTGGCGCACAAGGCCGAGGAGGAAGGCATCGCTTGCGTCGAAGGCCTCGTCCGCGGCCAGGGCCATGTAAATTATGACCTCATCCCCGGCGTGGTGTACACTCATCCCGAAATCGCCTCCGTCGGCAAAACAGAGACCCAGCTCAAGGAGGCAGGCGTCCCCTATCGCCAAGGCGTCTTCCCCCTCCTGGCCAGCGGCCGCGCCCGCTCCCTGGGCGAAACCGAGGGAAAAATCAAGGTCTTGGCCCACGCCGAAACCGACCGCCTCCTGGGCGTGCACATTATCGCGCCGCATGCCGGCGAATTGATCGGCGAAGCCGCCGCCGCCATGGCCTTTGGCGCCAGCGCCGAGGACCTCGCCCGCGTCTGCCATGCCCATCCCACCCTCTCCGAGGCCCTCAAGGAAGCCGCCTTGGCCGTGGACGGCCGCGCGATTCACATTTGA
- a CDS encoding acyl--CoA ligase codes for MLTLLRAWRAGLVVCPLDQGNPPPADGRLPADCAHLKLTSATTGAPRAVAFSAEQLCADARQIMEGMGLRREWANVATISLAHSYGFSSLVLMLVLEGMPLILAGGGLPEQLRAASGVLPDLVVPSVPALWRTWLEAQAIPCNIRVAISAGAPLPLTLEQQVFERHGLKIHNFYGSTECGGIAYDGTDKPRPEAQLAGRVLPGVEVGLNAEGCVEVRGPNVGLTYWPEADPALGGGVFRTRDLGESRGGYLYLWGRASDQINVAGRKVSPEMIEQVLRAHPEVRECVVFGVPDQGGHRGEAIVAAVALAAAESLPAVRQHAQHHLPDWQWPKHWWLAEELAANARGKISRAQWAARFQQARQGAVVGRNEAGG; via the coding sequence GTGCTTACTTTGCTGCGGGCATGGCGTGCCGGGCTGGTGGTGTGTCCGCTGGATCAAGGCAATCCACCGCCGGCAGACGGGCGGTTGCCTGCGGATTGCGCGCATCTCAAACTCACCAGCGCCACCACGGGGGCGCCGCGGGCGGTGGCGTTTTCCGCCGAGCAGCTTTGTGCCGATGCCCGGCAGATCATGGAGGGGATGGGGCTGAGGCGGGAGTGGGCCAATGTGGCCACCATTTCGTTGGCGCATTCATATGGTTTTTCGAGTTTGGTGCTGATGCTGGTGTTGGAGGGCATGCCGCTCATTTTGGCTGGGGGGGGGTTGCCGGAGCAGTTGCGGGCCGCCAGTGGCGTGCTGCCCGATTTGGTGGTTCCCTCGGTGCCGGCCTTGTGGCGGACGTGGCTGGAGGCGCAGGCCATTCCTTGCAACATTCGGGTGGCCATCAGCGCCGGGGCTCCGCTGCCGTTAACGCTGGAACAACAGGTTTTCGAGCGGCACGGCCTGAAGATTCATAATTTTTACGGTTCCACCGAGTGTGGCGGGATTGCTTATGACGGGACGGACAAGCCACGGCCGGAGGCGCAACTTGCGGGGCGGGTGTTGCCGGGAGTGGAGGTGGGGCTCAACGCCGAGGGCTGCGTGGAGGTGAGGGGCCCGAATGTTGGCCTGACCTATTGGCCCGAGGCTGATCCGGCGCTGGGTGGGGGTGTTTTTCGGACGCGCGATTTGGGAGAGAGCCGGGGGGGATACCTCTACTTGTGGGGGCGCGCCAGTGATCAAATCAACGTGGCGGGACGGAAGGTGTCGCCGGAGATGATTGAGCAGGTGTTGCGCGCGCATCCCGAGGTGCGGGAGTGCGTGGTGTTTGGCGTGCCGGATCAGGGGGGACACCGGGGAGAGGCCATTGTGGCGGCGGTGGCGCTGGCGGCGGCAGAGTCGCTGCCGGCCGTGCGCCAGCATGCGCAGCATCATCTGCCGGACTGGCAATGGCCCAAGCACTGGTGGCTGGCGGAGGAGTTGGCCGCCAATGCGCGCGGAAAAATATCGCGGGCGCAATGGGCGGCGCGCTTTCAGCAGGCCCGGCAGGGCGCGGTGGTGGGCCGGAATGAGGCGGGCGGCTGA